The DNA segment TCCAAGGGGCCGCCGATGCCTTGGGCGGCGCCCAGTCCTTTCACGGAATGGCAAGCCAAGCAGGTATGCTTCTCGTCCGCCAGAATGGCTTCGACAGCTTCATGGCCTGGCCCCAACATGGACGGAGGCTGAATTTTGAATAATGCCTTCAAAGCTTCCATCAATTTTCCCGCTTGATCGGGAGTGAGTTTTACGCCCGCCATATCCCCCGTAGGCTTTTGCCGGATTCCCAATTTCACGGCTTCCTCGGCGGTTGGAGCAAGCAAAAAGGCCAACACGGCGTCTTCGCGGCGGCTAGCGACGGAATCAAGCGCGCCTCCCGGCTCTAGCGGCCCTTCCTCACCCATTCGGTGACAGGAAAGACACCCCATCGCTGCGATCCTCTCGGTGTTGCCCATTTGAGACAGATCGATGGGATCGTCGGCCCGGTCATGCGCCGCTAAGAGCGAAACGGAAGCGAAAGAAAAGACGCTGGCGGCGATTAATAATGGACCATGAAAGATTTTCAATTTCTCCCGCCAAGTTTTGTAGACAATAATGCTGACAACCGCTCCGCCAACTAGCAAAGCGAACCAAACCAGCTTGTCCGCCCAGGGCGGCATGGGAACGTAATGCGGCGTTGGATGCAGATAGGCGATCGTCCAACTCGACGCGAGAAAAAACGCGCCCGCATAGATGGTGGCGGAACGCTCTCCCAACGCCAAAGCCCCCACCGCCAGGCCGCTGGCCGTAATCAGCGCCATACTGCCGATCGACCAGGGCAAGGAAGCGTCGCCCGCCATAAGGCGCGCCCAAAACACTCCGTCTTCGGCGCGGAAGAGAACCTGCGTCCGCCAGCAGAGGATCAGGGTGGCCGGTCCGATAATCGATATAAGTAAAAGGCCA comes from the Candidatus Omnitrophota bacterium genome and includes:
- a CDS encoding c-type cytochrome, whose protein sequence is MRDTLLFFVQIGVVLFALSGALALVGGIRKKAVLSQVGLLLISIIGPATLILCWRTQVLFRAEDGVFWARLMAGDASLPWSIGSMALITASGLAVGALALGERSATIYAGAFFLASSWTIAYLHPTPHYVPMPPWADKLVWFALLVGGAVVSIIVYKTWREKLKIFHGPLLIAASVFSFASVSLLAAHDRADDPIDLSQMGNTERIAAMGCLSCHRMGEEGPLEPGGALDSVASRREDAVLAFLLAPTAEEAVKLGIRQKPTGDMAGVKLTPDQAGKLMEALKALFKIQPPSMLGPGHEAVEAILADEKHTCLACHSVKGLGAAQGIGGPLENAAKRSEEVLIQWLMQPTAENAAKLKIREQPMGAMASFALTEEETKIVAAWLITLQ